In Sus scrofa isolate TJ Tabasco breed Duroc unplaced genomic scaffold, Sscrofa11.1 Contig56, whole genome shotgun sequence, a single genomic region encodes these proteins:
- the LOC110258919 gene encoding USP6 N-terminal-like protein isoform X1 yields the protein MVKMETLLALERAEIVAKYEQGHQSGSPADPDPWDDSDLSCYKVTYRWEQPGLSTQGLSIHGLSTHKARQRAQDIRRATKWVKMLRNWSKYQGSRKMRRRVYKGIPPQVRGQAWSLLLDLEKVKVENQGKYQRMKEQARLYSRDIKYIDMDVSRTFQNNIMFQERYGIKQQALFNVLTAYSVYNTEVGYCHGMNQIVAVLLMFLNEENAFWALAQLMDNKRHAMHGFFIPEFPKLQRLQAHHDKILERTLPKLKRHLDKEYMYTEIYTKLWFQHCFIDQTPFSLTLRLWDVYILEGERMLTAMAYTIIKLHRKHLLKLPLQGLYEFLQDKISGPWALEDDAVIKKLQASMAELHRKNWDLPPPAKPEEFPTRTLGVERSSLEPKPCPTIISIKELSGEDGPDLPGPPAKHQQPGPSHSQACLKAEEHQQEQTMAPQLRWRAREPPRLACPFPPLDIPQDRMWPWRWASLPNIPRNYECPLKWPIDIGFEPECWDLCPSARAKVALRATLQA from the exons ATGGTGAAGATGGAGACTCTGCTGGCCCTGGAACGAGCAGAAATAGTGGCCAAGTATGAGCAG GGGCACCAGTCAGGGTCTCCAGCGGACCCGGACCCATGGGATGATTCTGACCTCTCGTGCTACAAGGTCACCTACAG ATGGGAACAGCCTGGCCTCAGCACCCAGGGCCTCAGCATCCATGGCCTCAGCACCCACAAGGCGAGG CAAAGAGCCCAGGACATTAGGCGAGCCACTAAGTGGGTGAAGATGCTGAGGAACTGGAGTAAATACCAGGGCAGTCGAAAG ATGCGCCGGCGAGTCTACAAGGGGATCCCCCCACAGGTGAGAGGACAGGCGTGGTCTCTGCTCTTGGATCTGGAGAAGGTGAAGGTGGAGAACCAAGGGAAATACCAG AGAATGAAGGAGCAGGCCAGGCTCTACTCTCGGGACATCAAATATATTGACATGGACGTGAGCCGCACCTTCCAAAACAATATCATGTTCCAGGAGCGGTATGGCATCAA GCAGCAAGCCCTCTTCAATGTGCTCACAGCTTACTCTGTCTACAACACA GAGGTGGGCTACTGCCATGGCATGAACCAGATTGTCGCTGTCCTGCTCATGTTTCTTAATGAGGAGAATGCTTTCTGGGCACTGGCTCAACTGATGGACAACAAAAGACATGCCATGCATG gcttCTTCATTCCGGAGTTCCCAAAACTTCAGAGATTGCAGGCCCATCATGATAAGATTCTGGAGAGGACTCTTCCCAAGCTGAAGAGGCACCTG GACAAGGAATACATGTACACAGAAATTTATACTAAGCTGTGGTTCCAACATTGCTTTATTGACCAG ACACCTTTCTCACTCACACTAAGACTATGGGATGTATACATCCTGGAGGGGGAGCGAATGCTCACAGCCATGGCCTATACAATCATCAAGCTGCACAGAA AACACCTCCTGAAGCTGCCCCTGCAAGGCCTGTATGAGTTTCTTCAGGACAAGATCTCCGGGCCCTGGGCCCTAGAGGATGATGCAGTGATCAAAAAGCTACAGGCATCAATGGCTGAACTGCACAGGAAGAACTGGGACCTACCTCCCCCAG CAAAACCTGAGGAGTTCCCCACGAGGACCCTGGGCGTGGAGCGATCATCCCTGGAACCCAAGCCTTGCCCAACCATTATAAGCATTAAGGAACTCTCTGGAGAAGACGGGCCTGACCTCCCTGGCCCACCTGCTAAGCACCAGCAGCCCGGACCCTCACACAGCCAGGCCTGCCTAAAGGCTGAGGAACACCAGCAAGAGCAGACCATGGCACCACAACTCCGTTGGAGGGCCCGAGAGCCACCACGTCTGGCCTGCCCGTTTCCACCCCTGGACATACCTCAGGACCGGATGTGGCCGTGGAGATGGGCTTCTCTTCCCAACATCCCCAGGAACTATGAGTGTCCCCTCAAGTGGCCAATTGATATAGGATTCGAGCCCGAGTGTTGGGACCTTTGCCCCTCAGCACGGGCCAAGGTCGCCCTCAGGGCCACATTGCAGGCCTAG
- the LOC110258919 gene encoding USP6 N-terminal-like protein isoform X2: MVKMETLLALERAEIVAKYEQGHQSGSPADPDPWDDSDLSCYKVTYRWEQPGLSTQGLSIHGLSTHKARMRRRVYKGIPPQVRGQAWSLLLDLEKVKVENQGKYQRMKEQARLYSRDIKYIDMDVSRTFQNNIMFQERYGIKQQALFNVLTAYSVYNTEVGYCHGMNQIVAVLLMFLNEENAFWALAQLMDNKRHAMHGFFIPEFPKLQRLQAHHDKILERTLPKLKRHLDKEYMYTEIYTKLWFQHCFIDQTPFSLTLRLWDVYILEGERMLTAMAYTIIKLHRKHLLKLPLQGLYEFLQDKISGPWALEDDAVIKKLQASMAELHRKNWDLPPPAKPEEFPTRTLGVERSSLEPKPCPTIISIKELSGEDGPDLPGPPAKHQQPGPSHSQACLKAEEHQQEQTMAPQLRWRAREPPRLACPFPPLDIPQDRMWPWRWASLPNIPRNYECPLKWPIDIGFEPECWDLCPSARAKVALRATLQA; this comes from the exons ATGGTGAAGATGGAGACTCTGCTGGCCCTGGAACGAGCAGAAATAGTGGCCAAGTATGAGCAG GGGCACCAGTCAGGGTCTCCAGCGGACCCGGACCCATGGGATGATTCTGACCTCTCGTGCTACAAGGTCACCTACAG ATGGGAACAGCCTGGCCTCAGCACCCAGGGCCTCAGCATCCATGGCCTCAGCACCCACAAGGCGAGG ATGCGCCGGCGAGTCTACAAGGGGATCCCCCCACAGGTGAGAGGACAGGCGTGGTCTCTGCTCTTGGATCTGGAGAAGGTGAAGGTGGAGAACCAAGGGAAATACCAG AGAATGAAGGAGCAGGCCAGGCTCTACTCTCGGGACATCAAATATATTGACATGGACGTGAGCCGCACCTTCCAAAACAATATCATGTTCCAGGAGCGGTATGGCATCAA GCAGCAAGCCCTCTTCAATGTGCTCACAGCTTACTCTGTCTACAACACA GAGGTGGGCTACTGCCATGGCATGAACCAGATTGTCGCTGTCCTGCTCATGTTTCTTAATGAGGAGAATGCTTTCTGGGCACTGGCTCAACTGATGGACAACAAAAGACATGCCATGCATG gcttCTTCATTCCGGAGTTCCCAAAACTTCAGAGATTGCAGGCCCATCATGATAAGATTCTGGAGAGGACTCTTCCCAAGCTGAAGAGGCACCTG GACAAGGAATACATGTACACAGAAATTTATACTAAGCTGTGGTTCCAACATTGCTTTATTGACCAG ACACCTTTCTCACTCACACTAAGACTATGGGATGTATACATCCTGGAGGGGGAGCGAATGCTCACAGCCATGGCCTATACAATCATCAAGCTGCACAGAA AACACCTCCTGAAGCTGCCCCTGCAAGGCCTGTATGAGTTTCTTCAGGACAAGATCTCCGGGCCCTGGGCCCTAGAGGATGATGCAGTGATCAAAAAGCTACAGGCATCAATGGCTGAACTGCACAGGAAGAACTGGGACCTACCTCCCCCAG CAAAACCTGAGGAGTTCCCCACGAGGACCCTGGGCGTGGAGCGATCATCCCTGGAACCCAAGCCTTGCCCAACCATTATAAGCATTAAGGAACTCTCTGGAGAAGACGGGCCTGACCTCCCTGGCCCACCTGCTAAGCACCAGCAGCCCGGACCCTCACACAGCCAGGCCTGCCTAAAGGCTGAGGAACACCAGCAAGAGCAGACCATGGCACCACAACTCCGTTGGAGGGCCCGAGAGCCACCACGTCTGGCCTGCCCGTTTCCACCCCTGGACATACCTCAGGACCGGATGTGGCCGTGGAGATGGGCTTCTCTTCCCAACATCCCCAGGAACTATGAGTGTCCCCTCAAGTGGCCAATTGATATAGGATTCGAGCCCGAGTGTTGGGACCTTTGCCCCTCAGCACGGGCCAAGGTCGCCCTCAGGGCCACATTGCAGGCCTAG
- the LOC110258919 gene encoding USP6 N-terminal-like protein isoform X3, giving the protein MASSSKPSSMCSQLTLSTTQILTGMRVPSNPNSCVAPWRWLRTPPALSRIFPQGAPAEMTTQDDQSGVCSCSTTTMALQASHMPEVGYCHGMNQIVAVLLMFLNEENAFWALAQLMDNKRHAMHGFFIPEFPKLQRLQAHHDKILERTLPKLKRHLDKEYMYTEIYTKLWFQHCFIDQTPFSLTLRLWDVYILEGERMLTAMAYTIIKLHRKHLLKLPLQGLYEFLQDKISGPWALEDDAVIKKLQASMAELHRKNWDLPPPAKPEEFPTRTLGVERSSLEPKPCPTIISIKELSGEDGPDLPGPPAKHQQPGPSHSQACLKAEEHQQEQTMAPQLRWRAREPPRLACPFPPLDIPQDRMWPWRWASLPNIPRNYECPLKWPIDIGFEPECWDLCPSARAKVALRATLQA; this is encoded by the exons ATGGCATCAA GCAGCAAGCCCTCTTCAATGTGCTCACAGCTTACTCTGTCTACAACACA AATCTTAACAGGGATGAGAGTTCCCAGCAACCCAAACTCCTGTGTGGCTCCCTGGAGGTGGCTCCGCACCCCACCTGCACTTTCCAGAATATTCCCTCAAGGAGCACCAGCTGAGATGACCACACAGGATGACCAAAGTGGGGTCTGCAGCTGCTCCACCACCACCATGGCCCTCCAAGCCTCACATATGCCT GAGGTGGGCTACTGCCATGGCATGAACCAGATTGTCGCTGTCCTGCTCATGTTTCTTAATGAGGAGAATGCTTTCTGGGCACTGGCTCAACTGATGGACAACAAAAGACATGCCATGCATG gcttCTTCATTCCGGAGTTCCCAAAACTTCAGAGATTGCAGGCCCATCATGATAAGATTCTGGAGAGGACTCTTCCCAAGCTGAAGAGGCACCTG GACAAGGAATACATGTACACAGAAATTTATACTAAGCTGTGGTTCCAACATTGCTTTATTGACCAG ACACCTTTCTCACTCACACTAAGACTATGGGATGTATACATCCTGGAGGGGGAGCGAATGCTCACAGCCATGGCCTATACAATCATCAAGCTGCACAGAA AACACCTCCTGAAGCTGCCCCTGCAAGGCCTGTATGAGTTTCTTCAGGACAAGATCTCCGGGCCCTGGGCCCTAGAGGATGATGCAGTGATCAAAAAGCTACAGGCATCAATGGCTGAACTGCACAGGAAGAACTGGGACCTACCTCCCCCAG CAAAACCTGAGGAGTTCCCCACGAGGACCCTGGGCGTGGAGCGATCATCCCTGGAACCCAAGCCTTGCCCAACCATTATAAGCATTAAGGAACTCTCTGGAGAAGACGGGCCTGACCTCCCTGGCCCACCTGCTAAGCACCAGCAGCCCGGACCCTCACACAGCCAGGCCTGCCTAAAGGCTGAGGAACACCAGCAAGAGCAGACCATGGCACCACAACTCCGTTGGAGGGCCCGAGAGCCACCACGTCTGGCCTGCCCGTTTCCACCCCTGGACATACCTCAGGACCGGATGTGGCCGTGGAGATGGGCTTCTCTTCCCAACATCCCCAGGAACTATGAGTGTCCCCTCAAGTGGCCAATTGATATAGGATTCGAGCCCGAGTGTTGGGACCTTTGCCCCTCAGCACGGGCCAAGGTCGCCCTCAGGGCCACATTGCAGGCCTAG